One Natrinema salaciae genomic region harbors:
- a CDS encoding phosphoglucomutase/phosphomannomutase family protein, which yields METISFGTDGWRATLDEFTAPRVRMVGQAVATYLADEGHEGPVAVGYDARETSRGFAEELTRVLCANGFDVLLSDRDRPTPLVAHAIVDRGLAGGLVITASHNPPAYNGVKFIPEDGAPALPAVTDAIADRLAEPDPLPEAEHGTAREVDFAGPHADAALELVESITGTAGLAGLTVAYDAMHGSGRDTTDALLERAGATLERSRCERDPEFGGGSPEPAAVNLAKLIEVVTADGSDVDLGIANDGDADRIAVVTPDRGYLDENLFFAALYDYLLEDASGPAVRSVSTTFLIDRVAEAHGETVHEVPVGFKWVGEAMADRDALVGGEESGGFTVRGHVREKDGVLMALLAAAMHAAEPLDDRVDRLLETHGTVVQDKRSVACPDDEKSRVLAALEDVIPETVAGTAVADVNTADGFKLQLADGSWLLIRPSGTEPVLRVYAEAADDERVRALLEAGEELVEPLV from the coding sequence ATGGAGACGATCAGCTTCGGCACCGACGGCTGGCGGGCGACGCTCGACGAGTTCACGGCCCCCCGCGTTCGGATGGTGGGACAGGCAGTCGCGACGTATCTCGCGGACGAGGGGCACGAGGGCCCAGTTGCAGTCGGGTACGACGCCCGCGAGACGTCCCGTGGCTTCGCCGAAGAACTGACGCGGGTGCTGTGTGCGAACGGGTTCGACGTCCTGCTCTCGGACCGTGATCGACCGACGCCGCTCGTCGCGCACGCAATCGTCGACCGGGGACTCGCGGGCGGGCTGGTGATCACGGCCTCCCACAATCCGCCGGCGTACAACGGCGTCAAGTTCATTCCCGAGGACGGCGCGCCGGCCCTGCCCGCCGTAACGGACGCGATCGCGGATCGCCTCGCCGAACCGGACCCTCTCCCCGAGGCCGAACACGGAACCGCTCGCGAGGTCGACTTCGCCGGCCCCCACGCCGACGCCGCGCTCGAACTGGTCGAATCGATCACCGGCACGGCCGGCCTCGCGGGGCTGACCGTCGCCTACGACGCGATGCACGGCAGCGGCCGCGATACGACCGACGCGCTGCTCGAGCGCGCCGGCGCGACCCTCGAGCGCTCCCGCTGCGAGCGCGACCCCGAGTTCGGCGGTGGCTCGCCCGAACCCGCCGCGGTAAACCTCGCGAAACTGATCGAGGTCGTCACGGCCGACGGGAGCGACGTCGACCTCGGGATCGCCAACGACGGCGACGCGGACCGGATCGCGGTCGTCACCCCCGACCGCGGCTACCTCGACGAGAACCTGTTTTTCGCCGCGCTGTACGACTACCTGCTCGAGGACGCGTCGGGGCCGGCGGTCAGGTCCGTCTCGACGACCTTCCTGATCGACCGGGTCGCCGAGGCCCACGGGGAGACGGTCCACGAGGTACCGGTCGGGTTCAAGTGGGTCGGCGAGGCGATGGCCGACCGCGACGCGCTGGTCGGCGGCGAGGAGTCCGGCGGCTTCACGGTTCGGGGGCACGTCCGCGAGAAGGACGGCGTCCTGATGGCCCTGCTCGCGGCCGCGATGCACGCCGCGGAACCGCTGGACGACCGGGTCGACCGACTGCTCGAGACCCACGGCACGGTCGTCCAGGACAAGCGTAGCGTGGCCTGTCCCGACGACGAGAAGTCGCGAGTGCTGGCCGCCCTCGAGGACGTGATCCCCGAGACCGTCGCCGGAACGGCGGTGGCGGACGTGAACACCGCTGACGGGTTCAAGCTGCAACTCGCCGACGGCTCGTGGCTGTTGATCCGTCCCAGCGGAACCGAGCCGGTCCTGCGAGTGTACGCCGAAGCCGCCGACGACGAACGGGTTCGAGCGTTGCTCGAGGCCGGCGAGGAGCTGGTCGAACCGCTGGTCTGA
- the cysE gene encoding serine O-acetyltransferase, with product MFGRVREDVRAMRERDPAATGRLEVLLCYPGLHAVWAHRLAHRCWTGGAGGRLFARLFAHVVRLLTGVEIHPAASIGRRVTIDHGMGVVIGETADIGDDVHMYHGVTLGGDTNDPVKRHPTVEDGAQLGANATLLGDITIGENAAVGAGSVVTQDVEPGATVVGVPAERVD from the coding sequence ATGTTCGGACGCGTGCGTGAAGACGTTCGGGCGATGCGCGAGCGCGACCCCGCCGCGACGGGTCGACTCGAGGTCCTGCTGTGTTATCCGGGGCTCCACGCGGTCTGGGCGCACCGGCTCGCCCACCGGTGCTGGACGGGCGGTGCCGGCGGCCGCCTGTTCGCGCGGCTGTTCGCCCACGTCGTACGCCTGCTGACGGGCGTGGAGATCCATCCGGCCGCCTCGATCGGCCGCCGAGTGACGATCGACCACGGGATGGGCGTCGTCATCGGCGAGACCGCCGACATCGGCGACGACGTCCACATGTACCACGGCGTCACGCTCGGCGGCGACACGAACGACCCCGTCAAGCGCCATCCGACGGTCGAGGACGGCGCGCAACTGGGGGCGAACGCGACGCTGCTGGGCGATATCACGATCGGCGAGAACGCCGCCGTCGGCGCCGGTTCGGTCGTCACGCAGGACGTCGAGCCGGGCGCGACCGTCGTCGGCGTGCCCGCGGAACGAGTCGACTGA
- a CDS encoding metallophosphoesterase family protein produces the protein MKVGLISDVHGNLVALEAVLEEMPAVDELCCAGDVVGYNPWPAECVDELRARDVSTVMGNHDAAVAGTAPFRFNGMARAGVEHATAALSDEQLEWLASLPGERRECDDRVKLVHGHPSDPDRYTRYTYPREFSPRLLEDEDVLVLGHTHVQGVERFAEGIVVNPGSVGQPRDGDPRAGYAVLDLDAMTVDTRRVEYDIDAVVDAVDDAGLPTRIGTRLARGE, from the coding sequence ATGAAGGTCGGACTCATCTCGGACGTTCACGGCAATCTGGTGGCCCTCGAGGCCGTCCTCGAAGAGATGCCCGCCGTCGACGAACTGTGCTGTGCGGGCGACGTCGTCGGCTACAACCCCTGGCCCGCCGAGTGCGTCGACGAGTTGCGAGCGCGAGACGTTTCGACGGTGATGGGAAACCACGACGCCGCCGTCGCCGGGACCGCTCCGTTTCGGTTCAACGGGATGGCGAGGGCGGGGGTCGAACACGCCACGGCGGCGCTGTCGGACGAACAACTCGAGTGGCTCGCCTCGCTCCCGGGCGAGCGCCGCGAGTGCGACGACCGGGTGAAACTCGTCCACGGCCATCCGAGCGATCCCGACCGCTACACCCGGTACACGTACCCGCGGGAGTTCTCGCCGCGGCTGCTCGAGGACGAGGACGTGCTGGTGCTCGGTCACACGCACGTGCAGGGCGTCGAGCGGTTCGCGGAGGGGATCGTCGTCAACCCGGGTAGCGTCGGGCAACCGCGAGACGGCGATCCGAGAGCGGGGTACGCGGTGCTCGACCTCGACGCGATGACGGTCGACACCCGTCGCGTCGAGTACGACATCGACGCGGTAGTGGACGCGGTCGACGACGCGGGGCTGCCGACGCGTATCGGAACCCGGCTGGCTCGCGGCGAGTGA
- a CDS encoding MBL fold metallo-hydrolase yields the protein MSTDSDSSIRLVRNATLLATVGETTFLVDPMFASPGEIPPIPETPNDRANPLVPMPDVDLSHDAVVVTHRHRDHFNEAAKAELDADVPLFCQPEEADAFVDEGFTDVRPVDDEASFDGVTIHRTPGRHGHGQLAEEMGPVSGFVFDADETLYVAGDTVWYDGVERTLERFDPDTVVLNGGEAQFNHGDPITMGVSDVTAVRDATDATVVVVHMEAINHCLLTRDELRAETADVHVPEDGDRIAR from the coding sequence ATGTCGACCGATTCCGACAGCAGCATTCGTCTCGTCCGGAACGCCACCCTTCTCGCGACCGTCGGTGAAACGACGTTCCTCGTCGATCCCATGTTCGCGTCCCCGGGGGAGATACCGCCGATACCGGAGACGCCGAACGACCGTGCGAACCCGCTCGTACCGATGCCCGACGTCGACCTGTCCCACGACGCCGTGGTCGTCACCCACCGCCACCGCGACCACTTCAACGAGGCGGCGAAAGCGGAACTCGACGCGGACGTCCCGCTGTTCTGTCAGCCCGAAGAGGCGGACGCGTTCGTCGACGAGGGCTTCACCGACGTGCGACCCGTCGACGACGAGGCGTCGTTCGACGGCGTTACCATTCACCGGACGCCCGGCCGCCACGGGCACGGGCAGTTGGCCGAGGAGATGGGACCGGTCTCCGGGTTCGTCTTCGACGCCGACGAGACGCTGTACGTCGCCGGTGACACGGTCTGGTACGACGGCGTCGAACGGACGCTCGAGCGGTTCGACCCCGATACCGTCGTCCTCAACGGCGGCGAAGCGCAGTTCAATCACGGCGACCCGATCACCATGGGCGTCTCGGACGTCACCGCCGTCCGCGACGCCACCGACGCCACGGTCGTCGTCGTTCACATGGAGGCCATCAACCACTGCCTCCTCACGCGCGACGAACTGCGGGCGGAAACGGCGGACGTCCACGTTCCCGAGGACGGGGACCGGATCGCCCGCTGA
- a CDS encoding IMP cyclohydrolase yields the protein MYVGRFVVVGPEVGAYRVSSRSFPNREITAREEALTVGPTADAPETDNPYVSYNCLRVVETPTGETAAFGNGSHVDPIAEKLELGYPARDALAESLLALDYEKDDYDTPRIAATIGDDGEALIGTVRTDALLVETVDEPTLVATYETDAPEAIDLEADSAAAAASEVYDLEFEHAVCAAGVARTGDGFETAVENGD from the coding sequence ATGTACGTCGGACGATTCGTCGTCGTCGGTCCCGAAGTCGGCGCGTACCGCGTGTCGTCGCGGTCGTTCCCGAACCGCGAGATCACTGCGCGAGAGGAGGCGCTCACCGTCGGTCCCACCGCGGACGCCCCGGAGACGGACAACCCCTACGTCTCGTACAACTGCCTGCGGGTCGTCGAGACGCCGACGGGCGAGACGGCCGCCTTCGGCAACGGCTCGCACGTCGATCCGATCGCGGAGAAGCTCGAGCTGGGCTATCCCGCCCGCGACGCGCTGGCGGAGAGCCTGCTGGCGCTCGACTACGAGAAGGACGACTACGACACGCCCCGGATCGCGGCGACGATCGGCGACGACGGCGAGGCGCTGATCGGGACGGTCCGGACGGACGCCCTCCTGGTCGAGACCGTCGACGAGCCGACGCTGGTCGCGACCTACGAGACGGACGCGCCCGAAGCGATCGATCTCGAGGCCGACAGCGCCGCGGCGGCCGCCAGCGAGGTCTACGACCTCGAGTTCGAGCACGCGGTCTGTGCGGCCGGCGTCGCCCGGACCGGAGACGGGTTCGAGACGGCGGTCGAGAACGGCGACTGA
- a CDS encoding homing endonuclease associated repeat-containing protein: MATEEDCLEALQRAAERLDESPTKAQYEELGLTPASATIIRTCGGWNDAKEMAGLETAYSRGPRVEPKPDEVELPEETSWEALSVDQRWHYRNVEWNTERTLQRRSRLRSWLNTQKRERGCSRCGVDTAACLDFHHVDETTKEMAVGRMVTYGYGKDALRAEIEKCDVLCANCHRTVHHSRPERERRQWIHDLKRDTGCDRCETSDPACLDFHHSSAKKETAVSKLVSNEYPKERIRAEIDLCLVLCANCHRKEHHVPPMR; the protein is encoded by the coding sequence GTGGCGACGGAGGAGGACTGTCTCGAGGCGTTGCAGCGGGCAGCCGAACGACTGGACGAATCGCCGACGAAGGCCCAGTACGAGGAGCTCGGGCTGACGCCGGCTTCCGCGACGATAATTCGAACGTGTGGCGGCTGGAACGACGCGAAGGAGATGGCGGGACTGGAAACGGCGTACTCGAGGGGACCTCGAGTGGAACCGAAACCGGACGAGGTGGAACTTCCCGAGGAGACATCGTGGGAGGCGCTTTCCGTCGACCAGCGGTGGCACTATCGAAACGTGGAGTGGAACACGGAACGGACGTTGCAACGCCGCTCTCGGCTCCGTTCGTGGCTCAATACGCAAAAGCGCGAACGCGGCTGCTCACGGTGTGGCGTCGATACTGCTGCGTGTTTGGATTTCCACCACGTCGACGAAACGACGAAGGAGATGGCAGTCGGACGAATGGTGACTTACGGATACGGAAAAGACGCACTTCGTGCGGAGATCGAAAAGTGTGACGTACTGTGCGCCAATTGTCACCGCACTGTTCACCACTCGCGACCGGAACGAGAACGTCGGCAGTGGATCCACGACCTAAAACGCGACACAGGGTGTGATCGATGTGAAACGTCGGACCCCGCTTGTTTGGATTTTCATCACTCGAGCGCCAAAAAGGAGACCGCTGTTTCGAAACTCGTCTCGAACGAGTACCCGAAAGAGCGTATTCGCGCCGAAATCGATCTGTGTCTGGTCCTCTGTGCGAACTGCCATCGGAAGGAACACCACGTTCCCCCGATGCGGTAA
- a CDS encoding rhodanese-like domain-containing protein: MNRRQFLAVGSAAFVTTVVGCLGGSGGNEGDGYGPEPESEPEERSIDTSTYETQTFDGVEVPLAPIDDVFYWYQRQEARIADARGSDQYEKSHIAGAALSTAPPYTPDDDPVADWSKDERIVTYCGCPHHLSGLRAGKLIDNGYEEVYALDEGFTVWTNRGYPLEGAEVSSEQATYEIHGQSDPAYAGEMVRLEQVDAERLEANQIASDGTYTITLHYAGSPASRFRVKTPEYTTEGTLEELTSDTVTA, from the coding sequence ATGAATCGACGGCAGTTTCTCGCAGTGGGATCGGCGGCGTTCGTGACGACCGTCGTAGGGTGCCTCGGCGGCAGCGGTGGCAACGAGGGTGACGGATACGGCCCGGAACCGGAATCGGAACCCGAAGAGCGCTCGATCGACACCAGCACCTACGAGACGCAGACGTTCGACGGCGTCGAGGTTCCGCTGGCCCCCATCGATGACGTCTTCTACTGGTATCAACGGCAGGAAGCCAGAATCGCCGACGCTCGTGGATCCGACCAGTACGAGAAATCACACATCGCCGGCGCGGCGCTGAGCACCGCGCCGCCGTACACCCCCGACGACGATCCGGTCGCGGACTGGTCGAAGGACGAACGGATCGTTACCTACTGCGGCTGTCCACATCACCTCTCGGGATTGCGGGCCGGGAAACTCATCGATAACGGCTACGAGGAAGTCTACGCGCTCGACGAGGGATTCACTGTCTGGACGAATCGCGGATACCCGCTCGAGGGGGCAGAGGTGTCGTCCGAGCAGGCGACCTATGAGATCCACGGCCAGTCGGATCCCGCTTACGCGGGCGAAATGGTTCGTCTCGAGCAGGTCGATGCGGAGCGCCTCGAAGCCAACCAGATCGCGTCCGACGGCACGTATACCATCACGCTCCACTACGCGGGCTCTCCGGCGTCGCGATTCAGGGTCAAGACCCCCGAGTACACGACCGAAGGGACCCTCGAGGAACTAACGAGCGACACCGTCACGGCCTGA
- a CDS encoding oxidoreductase → MATLEDPIEIGGVTVPNRLYRAPLLECAGNGPDAVDTLIDDLEPAAESGVGLVCQGATIVRGDGGCAAPGMTRVHDPDFVARLSRLTDRIHDHGSRIVVQLEHGGLRSMETWHAEYRAAHPELEQLAVSRPPWQLRLLDRLGFLDYDPHVLATDEVYDLAADFGRAAARAVEAGYDGVHLAGANMGIVQQFCSPFYNRRDDEFGGSPEARLEFLAVVHDEIRERAGDVPLMTKVPAETPAPPSPVVRRKLSLADGVEIARRLERIGYDAVVPVRTSVAWDMSIVRGEYPERAWENEALREEYDAAFGGSARRRLVALANRVQSFQYTFEPAWNADFCRRVRERVSIPVLAEGGIRERGEMDRLLGSSERGATGGGAAPACDMVGMARPFYAEPRLGARLLETDARTENPRVICESCNNCTVPQATGAPGICRTPDVLRKRGELERDGAYDRTAGE, encoded by the coding sequence ATGGCCACCCTCGAGGACCCCATCGAGATCGGCGGCGTCACGGTCCCCAACCGGCTCTACCGCGCGCCGCTGCTCGAGTGTGCGGGCAACGGTCCCGACGCGGTCGACACGCTGATCGACGATCTCGAGCCCGCCGCGGAGTCGGGCGTCGGCCTCGTCTGTCAGGGCGCGACGATCGTCCGCGGCGACGGCGGCTGTGCCGCGCCGGGGATGACCCGCGTCCACGACCCCGACTTCGTGGCTCGGCTGTCGCGACTGACCGACCGGATTCACGACCACGGGAGCCGGATCGTCGTCCAGCTCGAGCACGGCGGCCTCCGGAGCATGGAGACCTGGCACGCCGAGTACCGCGCGGCGCATCCGGAACTCGAGCAACTCGCCGTCTCCCGCCCGCCGTGGCAGTTGCGGCTGCTCGATCGGCTCGGGTTTCTCGACTACGACCCCCACGTCCTCGCGACCGACGAGGTGTACGACCTCGCGGCGGACTTCGGTCGCGCGGCGGCTCGCGCCGTCGAGGCGGGCTACGACGGCGTCCACCTCGCGGGGGCCAACATGGGGATCGTCCAGCAGTTCTGCTCGCCGTTCTACAACCGGCGGGACGACGAGTTCGGCGGCTCCCCCGAGGCGCGCCTCGAGTTTCTCGCGGTCGTTCACGACGAGATCCGCGAGCGGGCGGGCGACGTGCCCCTCATGACCAAAGTCCCGGCCGAGACGCCGGCACCGCCGTCGCCGGTCGTCCGCCGCAAGCTCTCCCTCGCGGACGGCGTCGAAATCGCCCGCCGGCTCGAGCGAATCGGCTACGACGCCGTCGTCCCCGTCCGGACGTCGGTCGCGTGGGACATGAGTATCGTCCGCGGCGAGTATCCCGAGCGGGCGTGGGAGAACGAAGCGCTGCGCGAGGAGTACGACGCGGCGTTCGGCGGCTCGGCTCGCAGGCGGCTCGTCGCCCTGGCGAACCGCGTCCAGTCGTTCCAGTACACGTTCGAGCCGGCGTGGAACGCCGACTTCTGTCGGCGCGTCCGCGAGCGGGTGTCGATCCCGGTACTGGCGGAGGGCGGGATTCGAGAGCGGGGCGAGATGGATCGGTTGCTCGGCTCGAGCGAGAGGGGCGCTACCGGCGGCGGCGCGGCACCCGCCTGCGACATGGTCGGTATGGCTCGCCCGTTCTACGCCGAACCTCGATTGGGAGCGCGGCTGCTCGAGACCGACGCGCGGACGGAGAACCCGCGCGTCATCTGCGAGAGCTGCAACAACTGCACGGTGCCGCAGGCGACCGGCGCGCCGGGGATCTGTCGAACGCCGGACGTGCTTCGGAAACGGGGCGAACTCGAGCGGGACGGTGCCTACGACCGGACTGCGGGAGAGTAA
- a CDS encoding NAD(P)-dependent alcohol dehydrogenase: protein MQAARLHEYTDDMSDALQVEDIDRPGLERSDHVLVEVEGAGWCQTDNHIIEGMWTDYAPQELPMTLGHENAGIVAETGDEVTLVEEGDPVICHPVQTCGICRPCRLGEDMYCENSAFNGLTTDGGFAEYLRTNERAVIPLPDGVDPTEIAPHADAGITAYHAVKKAVDELNPGDTTVVIGVGGLGHIGLQCLEAMSAADVVAVDIKDEALELATDLGARHTVNSAEEDLPAVIADLTDDEGAQQVVDFVGRDETTGLAPEIVAAGGDHHVVGYGGHVHEPSQALVNGEFSFRGTLVGKYAELQELVALVDRGDVELHTERHDLDEINTVAERLEHNEIEGRAVVLPP, encoded by the coding sequence ATGCAAGCAGCCAGACTCCACGAGTACACCGACGACATGAGCGACGCGCTACAGGTCGAGGACATCGACCGTCCCGGCCTCGAGCGATCCGATCACGTACTGGTCGAGGTCGAGGGGGCGGGGTGGTGTCAGACCGACAATCACATCATCGAGGGGATGTGGACCGACTACGCGCCGCAGGAGCTACCGATGACGCTCGGCCACGAGAACGCTGGAATCGTCGCCGAGACCGGCGACGAAGTGACGCTCGTCGAGGAGGGAGACCCGGTTATTTGCCACCCGGTCCAGACCTGCGGCATCTGTCGACCCTGTCGGCTCGGCGAGGACATGTACTGCGAGAACAGCGCGTTCAACGGCCTCACCACCGACGGCGGCTTCGCCGAGTACCTCCGGACCAACGAACGCGCGGTGATCCCGTTGCCGGACGGCGTCGACCCGACCGAGATCGCACCCCACGCCGACGCGGGGATCACGGCCTACCACGCCGTGAAGAAAGCGGTCGACGAACTGAACCCCGGCGACACCACCGTCGTCATCGGCGTCGGCGGCCTCGGTCACATCGGACTCCAGTGTCTCGAGGCGATGAGCGCCGCGGACGTCGTCGCCGTCGACATCAAAGACGAGGCGCTCGAGTTGGCCACGGACCTGGGCGCTCGCCACACCGTCAACTCCGCCGAGGAGGACCTCCCGGCGGTGATCGCCGACCTGACCGACGACGAGGGTGCCCAGCAGGTCGTCGACTTCGTCGGCCGCGACGAGACGACCGGGCTGGCACCCGAGATCGTCGCCGCCGGGGGCGACCACCACGTCGTCGGCTACGGCGGTCACGTCCACGAACCCAGTCAGGCGCTGGTCAACGGCGAGTTCTCGTTCCGCGGCACGCTCGTCGGGAAGTACGCCGAACTCCAGGAACTCGTCGCGCTCGTCGACCGCGGCGACGTCGAACTGCACACCGAACGCCACGACCTCGACGAGATCAACACGGTCGCCGAGCGGCTCGAGCACAACGAAATCGAGGGACGCGCGGTCGTCCTCCCGCCCTGA
- a CDS encoding amidohydrolase family protein, protein MYQHNGEEIFVIDGHVHLWDATEENIKHEGGEEFIQCFYDYHTTFTPEERQWDMAEYREYGADRMVEDLFGNAAADMAIFQPTYLTDFYTEGFNTTEQNAALATEHPERFVLNGTFDPRDGETGLEYLEELHETYDIPGVKLYTAEWRGDSKGWRLDDDEAFEFLEKCSELGIENIHAHKGPTIRPLNRDAFDVADIDDAASSFPELNFVVEHVGLPRLDDFCWIAAQENNVYGGLAVAAPFAQNRPGKFSEIMSELLWWLGDDRILFGSDYALWNPDWLVEEVLDAELTQEHRVEYGVEWDLETKKKVMGENAADLYDIDIEAKRQAFQDDAISQQFGLEDHYASEEPAPADD, encoded by the coding sequence ATGTATCAGCACAACGGAGAGGAGATCTTCGTCATCGACGGTCACGTACACCTGTGGGACGCCACGGAGGAGAACATCAAACACGAGGGCGGGGAGGAGTTTATTCAGTGTTTCTACGATTACCACACGACGTTCACGCCCGAGGAACGGCAGTGGGACATGGCCGAGTATCGCGAGTACGGTGCCGACCGGATGGTCGAGGATCTGTTCGGCAACGCCGCCGCGGACATGGCGATCTTTCAGCCGACCTACCTCACCGACTTCTACACGGAGGGGTTCAACACGACCGAGCAGAACGCCGCACTCGCGACCGAGCACCCCGAGCGGTTCGTACTCAACGGCACGTTCGACCCGCGCGACGGTGAGACGGGCCTCGAGTACCTCGAGGAGCTCCACGAGACGTACGATATTCCCGGCGTCAAACTCTACACGGCGGAGTGGCGCGGCGATTCGAAGGGGTGGCGACTCGACGACGACGAGGCCTTCGAGTTCCTGGAGAAGTGTTCGGAACTCGGCATCGAGAACATCCACGCGCACAAGGGGCCGACGATCCGGCCGCTGAACCGCGACGCGTTCGACGTGGCGGACATCGACGACGCGGCTTCGTCGTTCCCGGAACTCAACTTCGTCGTCGAACACGTCGGCCTCCCCCGCCTCGACGACTTCTGCTGGATCGCCGCCCAGGAGAACAACGTCTACGGCGGACTGGCCGTCGCCGCGCCGTTCGCCCAGAACCGACCGGGCAAGTTCTCCGAGATCATGTCCGAACTCCTCTGGTGGCTCGGCGACGATCGCATCCTCTTCGGCTCGGACTACGCGCTCTGGAACCCCGACTGGCTCGTCGAGGAGGTCCTCGACGCCGAACTCACGCAGGAACACCGCGTGGAGTACGGCGTCGAGTGGGACCTCGAGACCAAGAAGAAAGTCATGGGCGAGAACGCCGCCGACCTCTACGATATCGACATCGAGGCGAAACGGCAGGCGTTCCAGGACGACGCGATCAGCCAGCAGTTCGGGCTCGAGGACCACTACGCGAGCGAGGAACCCGCACCGGCCGACGACTGA
- a CDS encoding iron-sulfur cluster assembly protein, whose product MSAQTPDGPTRAAVRDRLDRVTDPELDRSIVALDYVDRIEIDGRTAAVDLTLPTAWCSPAFAWMMAVDARDEVESLSTVETARIVLHDHMHEAEINRGVNQRLTFAEAFPDADGDVDAVRTELDEKARVARQYDAVEALLDAGLDAGAIVELRLRDLERDGAGSDDATETVAVYVRDRSFAIAVPEAPIERYLEKARETSLVSNPDDVLFRTPEGEPIDAESFDLVHRRGRLATVNMSSQGGICDGLREAREGRLEGSADD is encoded by the coding sequence ATGAGCGCACAGACTCCCGACGGCCCGACTCGAGCGGCCGTCCGCGACCGACTGGACCGGGTCACCGATCCGGAACTCGACCGCTCGATCGTCGCGCTCGACTATGTCGACCGGATCGAGATCGACGGCCGGACCGCCGCCGTCGACCTCACGCTCCCGACGGCGTGGTGCTCACCGGCGTTCGCGTGGATGATGGCGGTCGACGCCCGCGACGAGGTCGAGTCCCTGTCGACGGTCGAAACGGCCCGCATCGTGCTCCACGATCACATGCACGAGGCGGAGATCAACCGCGGCGTGAACCAGCGGCTCACGTTCGCCGAGGCGTTTCCGGACGCCGACGGCGACGTCGACGCGGTCCGTACGGAACTCGACGAGAAGGCTCGCGTCGCCCGTCAGTACGATGCCGTCGAAGCGCTGCTCGATGCCGGCCTCGACGCCGGGGCGATCGTCGAGCTCCGTCTCCGCGACCTCGAGCGAGATGGGGCCGGGTCCGACGACGCTACCGAGACCGTCGCCGTCTACGTCCGCGATCGTTCGTTCGCCATCGCCGTTCCCGAAGCGCCGATCGAGCGCTACCTCGAGAAGGCCCGCGAGACGTCCCTCGTCTCGAATCCGGACGACGTCCTATTTCGAACGCCGGAGGGCGAGCCGATCGACGCCGAGTCGTTCGACCTCGTCCACCGGCGAGGGCGGCTCGCGACGGTCAACATGTCGAGTCAAGGCGGCATCTGTGACGGGCTTCGAGAAGCGAGGGAGGGTCGGCTCGAGGGGAGCGCCGACGACTGA
- the cgi121 gene encoding KEOPS complex subunit Cgi121, with the protein MEAVECRLEIDDLDSFVAEIGAIGDRHETTVQAFDARYVADRRHLERAVELADRAIERGENVARDRAVEILLYAAGRRQIDRALEMGVDEGETPAVVLVDGGRDAAEAEAAAVEDLETLDAFGERASTLDPQDTETLCDFFDVTDAERAATDAPLAALVRERVALLEVEK; encoded by the coding sequence ATGGAGGCAGTCGAATGCCGCCTCGAGATCGACGATCTCGACTCGTTCGTGGCCGAGATCGGTGCGATCGGCGACCGCCACGAAACGACGGTTCAGGCCTTCGACGCTCGGTACGTCGCCGATCGGCGGCACCTCGAGCGGGCCGTCGAACTGGCCGATCGGGCCATCGAACGCGGGGAGAACGTCGCCCGGGATCGCGCCGTGGAGATCCTGCTGTACGCCGCCGGCCGCCGGCAGATCGATCGCGCGCTCGAGATGGGCGTCGACGAGGGCGAGACCCCGGCGGTCGTGCTCGTCGACGGCGGCCGTGACGCCGCCGAGGCCGAAGCGGCCGCCGTCGAGGATCTCGAAACGCTGGACGCGTTCGGCGAGCGAGCGTCGACGCTCGACCCCCAGGACACCGAGACCCTGTGCGACTTCTTCGACGTGACCGACGCCGAGCGGGCGGCCACCGACGCACCGCTGGCGGCGCTGGTTCGCGAGCGGGTCGCGCTGCTCGAGGTGGAGAAGTAG